Proteins found in one Triticum aestivum cultivar Chinese Spring chromosome 4D, IWGSC CS RefSeq v2.1, whole genome shotgun sequence genomic segment:
- the LOC123097090 gene encoding pollen-specific leucine-rich repeat extensin-like protein 3 yields VVQKLTGSPSHLLPPQAAAAPPPARPVMAPPPPRPIMAPPPPPPLSAIPSRLHRIRPPPLAPPRPAAILPSPAQPTLSPLPALPSVCMSAESPISAYMRRLRGMPSPILVPTSPLGFGCLHSPRAPTSPGVAMPATSPRVRDP; encoded by the coding sequence GTCGTCCAGAAGCTCACCGGCTCCCCCTCCCACCTCCTGCCGCCCCAGGCCGCGGCGGCCCCGCCGCCGGCGCGGCCCGTCATGGCCCCTCCGCCCCCGCGCCCCATCATGgcccctccgcctccgcctccgctgtCCGCCATCCCGTCGCGGCTCCACCGCATCCGGCCGCCGCCGCTGGCCCCGCCCCGCCCGGCGGCCATCCTGCCGTCGCCGGCCCAGCCGACGCTCTCCCCTCTCCCGGCGCTCCCTTCGGTCTGCATGTCGGCGGAGTCCCCCATCTCGGCCTACATGCGCCGGCTCCGCGGAATGCCGTCGCCGATCCTCGTGCCCACATCGCCGCTCGGGTTCGGGTGCCTCCACTCGCCGCGGGCGCCGACGTCTCCCGGCGTGGCCATGCCGGCCACCAGCCCCCGCGTCCGCGACCCGTGA
- the LOC123098729 gene encoding 2-carboxy-1,4-naphthoquinone phytyltransferase, chloroplastic (The sequence of the model RefSeq protein was modified relative to this genomic sequence to represent the inferred CDS: added 15 bases not found in genome assembly) — protein MPFAGIALAPLFVSPLAPPSPRGSAAAVSAEPARRRRALRRVRCSAAAASGGGELSRTTLLWRAAKLPIYSVALVPLTVGTAAAYNHAGLFFARRYFGLLAAAVLVITWLNLSNDVYDSDTGADKNKKESVVNIVGSRAVTEYAANVSLLLGFGGLFWAFAEAGDVRFIVLVLCAILCGYVYQCPPFRLSYRGLGEPLCFAAFGPLATSAFYFSNSSRSISSGTVLLPLSKTVIASSILVGLTTTLILFCSHFHQIEGDRAVGKMSPLVRIGTKTGATLVTVAIGALYTLLAAFGISRCLPPSCIVLGALTLPLGKWVVDYVQRNHDDDTKIFMAKYYCVRLHALLGMALASGLVLARNGVLA, from the exons ATTGCCCTCGCGCCTCTCTTCGTCTCCCCGCTCGCGCCTCCCTCTCCCCGTGGCAGCGCTGCCGCCGTCTCTGCGGAGCCCGCCAGAAGGCGCCGCGCGCTACGGCGAGTGCGGTGCTCCGCCGCAGCGGCGTCCGGCGGAGGCGAGCTTTCCCGCACGACGCTGCTCTGGAGGGCGGCCAAGCTGCCCATCTACTCCGTGGCGCTCGTGCCGCTCACC GTAGGGACAGCTGCTGCTTATAACCATGCGGGGCTGTTCTTCGCGAGGCGCTACTTTGGCCTCCTGGCTGCTGCTGTCCTTGTGATCACCTGGCTCAATCTGAG CAATGACGTTTATGATTCAGATACCGGCGCTGATAAGAACAAGAAAGAATCCGTTGTCAATATTGTTGGCAG TCGAGCAGTGACAGAATATGCAGCAAACGTTTCTCTTCTACTCGGCTTTGGAGGGCTTTTTTGGGCCTTTGCAGAAGCAGGGGACGTCAGGTTCATCGTTTTGGTGCTATGTGCAATCCTCTGTGGTTACGTTTACCAG TGCCCGCCGTTCCGATTAAGTTACCGCGGTCTAGGCGAACCATTATGTTTTGCTGCATTTGGCCCATTGGCCACGTCAGCTTTCTACTTCTCAAACAGCAGCAGAAGCATTTCAAG CGGAACTGTGCTTCTCCCTCTGAGCAAAACAGTCATAGCTTCATCCATTCTTGTTGGGTTGACAACCACCCTGATACTCTTCTGCAGCCACTTTCACCAG ATTGAGGGAGACAGGGCTGTTGGAAAGATGTCTCCCCTG GTAAGGATCGGCACCAAAACAGGCGCGACGCTAGTGACGGTTGCGATCGGCGCCCTCTACACTCTCTTGGCGGCTTTCGGCATAAGCAGATGTCTCCCACCATCCTGCATT GTCCTTGGCGCCCTGACTCTCCCTCTGGGCAAATGGGTTGTGGACTATGTGCAGAGAAACCATGAT GATGACACCAAGATCTTCATGGCCAAGTATTACTGCGTGCGGCTGCACGCCTTGCTCGGGATGGCGCTGGCTTCCGGTCTGGTGCTGGCCAGGAACGGCGTACTAGCCTGA